In the genome of Salinirussus salinus, one region contains:
- a CDS encoding DNA adenine methylase translates to MSETVFPYPGGKSRFASWILDHVPEHTCFVEVFGGAAGVLVNKNPATSDVEVYNDRDGDLVHFFEVLREHPEELVAYLEDVPYAREVYETWVERFYNGYRPEDDVARAGQFFALRYFQWGGGYAGPNGFATSKQRSRATSFRNKIDRLERFADRFDDVVIEHRDWQALLEQYDSQETVFYLDPPYAGQQEYYPIENIDHEALTDTIQNLTGEWLLSCEHVPATLADYPTISRAENRFIGSGENDGAKSAHERLVLSTGCSTEEREAEAR, encoded by the coding sequence ATGAGTGAGACCGTCTTCCCCTATCCTGGCGGGAAATCTCGGTTTGCATCGTGGATCCTCGACCACGTGCCCGAGCACACCTGTTTTGTCGAGGTCTTCGGCGGGGCCGCTGGGGTGTTGGTAAACAAAAATCCCGCGACCAGTGACGTCGAGGTCTACAACGACCGCGATGGTGACTTGGTCCATTTCTTCGAGGTGCTGCGTGAGCACCCCGAGGAACTGGTCGCGTATCTGGAGGACGTCCCCTACGCTCGTGAAGTGTACGAGACGTGGGTCGAGCGCTTCTATAACGGCTATCGTCCGGAGGATGACGTTGCTCGTGCTGGCCAATTCTTCGCGCTCCGGTACTTCCAGTGGGGCGGTGGCTATGCGGGCCCGAACGGATTCGCAACGAGCAAACAGCGCAGCCGGGCAACCAGCTTCCGCAACAAGATCGACCGCTTGGAGCGGTTTGCCGACCGGTTTGATGATGTCGTTATCGAGCATCGTGACTGGCAGGCGCTGCTCGAGCAGTACGACAGTCAGGAGACGGTGTTCTATCTTGACCCACCGTACGCCGGTCAGCAGGAGTACTATCCGATCGAGAATATTGACCACGAAGCGCTTACGGATACCATTCAAAACCTCACCGGCGAGTGGCTCCTGTCCTGTGAGCACGTTCCAGCCACCCTGGCGGACTATCCGACGATCAGTCGGGCCGAAAATCGGTTCATCGGAAGCGGGGAAAATGATGGTGCGAAATCTGCCCACGAACGATTGGTGCTTAGCACTGGGTGTTCAACAGAGGAGAGGGAGGCAGAGGCAAGGTAG